The nucleotide sequence CTCATTTTCAACCAcacagtgggaaactgttttaactGATATAACAAGGGTGTATTTGGACCTTAAATTGAGgctcatacaacaaaaaatactatttagaatatactggaccccattacAGTTGTTTAAAAAAGGGCCATCTAAGGTATCTAACTGCTGGATATGTAATcgggataatgcttctctaaaacacgTTTTTTTCATTGTTCTATATTGAAAGATtgttggcagaaggtaactgaaactattaacagaactgtacggaacaaccttacatttacagagcaaaatatcctcttgaattatataccttgaacatggaaccttacaaaaggacaatacaaATGGGCTCTTCATGCCCTTACCACAGGAAAAAGACCAATACTGGTGAATCGGAAAAATATAAACGtggctcccttctacgattggatgGAAGACTTATAAAAACTCGCAACATACGAACAACTAacatataaacgcagacttgccatggacaaattcagtgatatttggaatccattcttacaaatactgtaataggttaagatctggtgaagtacaatagcaactttgtaaaataattaaacaaacaaaccaaaatttcCCATGTTCAAACCCTGGTGTCCCTAGatagggctggggaaaaccccTGCCTTAAACCACAGTCTCCACCAGTTAGTTTAGGAAGTACTGTGACTGATGTACCAACGGTCTGTCTTGATAGGAGGCAGCTTCCGATGTTGTTTATTTGATATGCAAGAAATCAGCAAATAGCACTCTTGGAAACTTCACCATCATCCCCGCTGTGAAATGCTTTGTCCCTGCCTGCCACTGCACCCAGACAGCTGAGTTTCAGTGGCAGAAGAACGGCACCCCGTGCCGTCAGACCATTCCCTAGGCCAGTGCCAATTTAATGCTTACCTTGCACATGAAGCATTCTCACTCATTTGCTGCAAAGATTCAGGTAATTATTTTATACATTAAAATTAGATAGTCCCTGAAAGTAATGCTTCTCTTGGAAATATACCACATTTTCCCATTGTTCAACTGGCAACATCTTGTGTCTTGTCACCTCCCCAGCTGATGTGTTTGGATAGTGACTGCTGTATGGTATGTGGCTGAGCCAGTTCATTGCCTATTTCTTTTGCAGTGACATTGGCAGAAATAGGTGGCATAACTACCCAGCTGTGCTCATTAACGttgaaaggtttttgttttttgttttttcaagtgATGGTTGAACATCTTTAGTCTTTGGAGCCTAAATGCTCTCTCACCATGCCGCCTAAGACGGTGAATGCTCATGTAAcctattaaaaatgaaacaagttGGGAGCACCAGGAAGGCTAGGCTCCCCCCTTCAGCAGCATTTTGCTTTAATGCCACCTCCAGCCAACCTATTTACTGAGcttcatcctgatttacttgcacAAAGGTAACATGGAGTGGTGGTTAGATTATAGCCAACCTTTATTGAGCATCCGTTCCAATTTGCTTAAAGCGTGGTGATATTACAATGAACATCCATCCTGCACTTGTCCTCATTCACATGTGCAGTGGGGTGTTTACATGTCTTATTTGCCATcagttcatcccacacttttcaatgtatTTCCTCTCCACTTTCCAAacggcaaaaaacaaacaaaacccagctcttttgaaaagtggatttgttgtgctagggagacagagcactttaattcaCTTTAAATGTGCAAACCTAGTtccagtatgcacttgaatccctcctgcaaaagttTGATAGTCTGGAGGCACCCCTCTTCTTTGGTCTTGTTTCAGGGTGTGCAAATGGGAAGTGTTCCGGCAGCTCCACACGCCCgactctggggggtggggggtggggagcatctACTCATCCTTTGCTTGAAGCATACATTCTTCCACCACAACAAGGCTGCCTCCCTTGCCTCAACTGTTATGGGCCCAAGTCCTTTTTAAAGTGCATTCATGAGGCAATCCTGTTTTTACATACTACTTGCATGTTCAAATGTTTTAGGgaagtcacactgcttcatttccagccaGTACATATCCCATAACTTCCTGTTGAAGTCCTGTACTACAAAAGTTTTGGCTTATTTTCGTCCCAGTTTTGTTGTACAATAGCCGCTTCACACAGCAACAGTGTGATAACATCACAAAAGTATCACAGAACAATCTGAAGCAGAACAAACCCACCAATAATGGTGTCAAAAACATTTTGCAGAATACAGAACATGGCCTTATGTCTGGATGATACACCACTGGTGTTGAATCAACCGTAGAGGACTATTCTGCAAAAGGTAAAATGTGGTTGGGGCAAACTTCAATGATCATCTATATAGGTTTTAAGAAATGCAATGAACTAATAGAACATCTCTGTCTTCAACTCGGATCCTGACACACATTATTTCACCCCTACCTCTAATTTGTGTAGCTGTCAATATTTCTATCACTACATGTCACAAATTTGGGTCAATTCCAGataacctgcttattgagcattcattctgatttgtttgcagggaaattaGATGACGCCATCCCACACTTTTGAGTGCatcttcccatcactttccttatttcaAAAACTCCCATCTTTAGGGGAAAAcgggtttgttgtgcaaaagcTCCCAGTCAGACTTTACTACACAGCCTCAgtttgctggtatgtgactgaatcccaccccaaaaaaagcatCAGTCTGGAAGTGCCTTTGGAGCATTTTATTTACAGCCAAAGCTTTGAAAACACAAATACAGGCAGATGCTTACCTTAGTTGTGCTCTTCTTTTCTGTTATCTTCACTGTTTAACCATCCATGTTTTGCTCCACGTTTGCTAAGAGGTCAGTCTCCAGGAGTCGCTCTCAATTTGCAGTATCTGATCTCTGTTTTTCCTGATTGGCtgaaaagtctggaatggaaGGCTTGCAAAGAAGGCAttatgaaggagagagagagaatcttgctGAGCCTGTTTGAGCACAAGCTCTGCTGGAAACATTCCCTCACCTGTGCTGATGCAATTTAAAGATGTTTACGTGTGTCCTAAGAGGCTGTGTCCCTGCCGTCCATACAAATTATTGGTTCTTGCTGAGAAGGTGCACCTTAAACCAAATGTTTCACTTGGGTTAGAATGCTATACACACTTGCTtggaggtaagtcccactgaactcaagaaCTTGATTTTGagaaggcatgcataggattgcaccacaCATCTACATATGACAGCATCAAGCAACTaagaaatgtgtaaaaaaaactgataaataggtatcgctccggcgggaaggtaaacggcgtttccgtgtgctgctctggttcgccataaagcgacttagtcatgctggccacatgacccggaagctgtatgccggctccctcggccaataaagcaagatgagcgccgcaatcccagagtcgtctgcgactggacctaatggtcaggggtccctttacctttacctttaccagcaaacaagaaaacaacaacaattgttagaacatgagactctgaatgtcagggttgtgggtttcaaccccaccttgggcaaaagattcctgcactgcagggggttggactagatgatcctcgtggtcccttccaactctatgattctatgattcagttgTACATGCTTCTACTGAATTATAGTAAGGCGTGGAAACTAGTTAGTCATACCAATTCCGTTTTCTTCCTGTACACATCTCCAATGAGCCAGCACTTTCATGTTCCGCATTTGGAACATTTCTTCTCATTTTGTAAGTAGCTGAATTTCCAATGCAGCAATGCACATATTTCACAGCGTCAATTAACCCATTTTGCTCTCAAACTCACTGGGAGCAGTTACACGACAAGGAGGATGTTTTCTCTGAGGCTTGTATCAACACTGCTCCTTTTATTCAGCCAAGACCAAAGGGTGACACCTTACTCATTTGAGAAATGTGAGGTGCATGAAATCTCggggaacaaaacaaaagttcTGTGCTACAACAGGAACCTGGAAAATGTCCCAACCCACCTACCTGGCAAAGTTGATGCTTTGGACTTGTCTGAGAATAAAATTAGAAGTCTGGGGAGGACTGACTTCAGAAACTTGAGTCACCTTCAAGTTCTGAACATATCTCAGAACAAAATAGAACACATCGAAGGAGGTGCTTTCATGCACACAAGCTACCTGGAGCTCTTGAACCTCACTGCAAACCGTCTGACTCTTCTCTCCAGCTCCATGTTTGATGGGCTTACAAATCTCACGGTCTTGATGCTTGGCAACAATCAAATACTCAAGATTGAACCTTACGCCTTTGCCCATTTGGAGAAATTAAAGGTAATTGATTTATCTTCAAACAGATTGTATACCATGAATGCTATGCATGCTGTGTTTAAAGTGGAATCCTTGAAGGAACTGCACATCAAAGACAATGGTCTGCAGAATTTCTCAACCGAACAGATCATTAGTGTACCTGAGCAGCTTCGTGAATTGGATGTATCTCATAACCCAATTTCTCTCATTGATGTTACAACTTCAGTTTTACAAAGCCTTTCTTCACTTGATTTATCCTTCTCTATCCCTAACATCTCCATTATATGGTTGATACAAGACCCTTGCTTCTTAAAAGGCTTAAAGACATTATTTTTAGGAGGTATAGCTATGAAACCATCAGCTATCTCAGAGGTGATCCAAATGATGAACTGCACCTGGCTAGAGGCTATCCACCTAAACCAGTTACACCTGAATGAGTCAGATGGACTTATAGAGCAGGTATGTCTAAAGCATGGAACTGTTGAGACTCTTAACTTACAGCACAATTCGTTCACAAGTGTTAATGAAGGAGCCTTTGAAAACTGCACACATTTAAGGCATCTGAATATGGCATTTAACAAGCTGAAAGTGCTGCCAATGACACTGTTTCAGTCCTTGCATTCTTTGAAAATTCTTTCTTTGGCAAACAACAAGTTCACTATGGTGCCAAATGCTACCTCTAACATAGCATCATTAGAATGCCTGGATCTTAGTTTTAACAAGATCTATAGAATTCTTCCAGATGACTTTGCCCATCTAAATAATTTGAAGAGTCTCTATGCCACTGGAAACCGTATCTCTCGTGTCCATTCAAATATCTTCAGTGACCTGCACAGCTTGCAAGAACTGAatcttgaaataaatattttaacagaAATCAATGAACCTTTCCCAGGAAGCTTAAAGAATCTGGAAACCCTGATACTAAGGCAAAATAAACTGGATTCGATAACAAAAGACGTTTTTAAGAATCTTACTTCTCTGCTGGTTCTTAACCTGGCAGACAATCAGATTGCTGCTATAGAACCTGGTGCCTTTATAGGTTTGCGTAACCTGCAGAGCCTTGTTCTTGGTAGCAACAAGATCACCAAAGACACGTTCCAGGAAGGGCTATTTCAAGGTTTAAGCTCTTTAGTAGACCTAGACCTTTTTAACAATTATATCAGTTACAAGTCCTCCAAAATGCTTGCCAATCCTCCCTTTAAACTGCTGAAGTCCTTAAACAAATTTAATATAAACAGCCAACGTCATAACGGACTTGAAAATTTTCCAGTTAACTTCTTACAAGGACTGGAGTCCATTGTGCAAATCCATGCAGGCAACTTGGCAATATCTTTTTTGGATCCCAAGACTTTTCAATACACCCCTACGCTTGAAGAGCTTGATTTGAGTGATAATTCTCTTAACAATGTTAGCAATATGCTCTTCTGGCCTGTACCAAACCTGAGGGAACTGCA is from Lacerta agilis isolate rLacAgi1 chromosome 2, rLacAgi1.pri, whole genome shotgun sequence and encodes:
- the LOC117041286 gene encoding toll-like receptor 13, translated to MFSLRLVSTLLLLFSQDQRVTPYSFEKCEVHEISGNKTKVLCYNRNLENVPTHLPGKVDALDLSENKIRSLGRTDFRNLSHLQVLNISQNKIEHIEGGAFMHTSYLELLNLTANRLTLLSSSMFDGLTNLTVLMLGNNQILKIEPYAFAHLEKLKVIDLSSNRLYTMNAMHAVFKVESLKELHIKDNGLQNFSTEQIISVPEQLRELDVSHNPISLIDVTTSVLQSLSSLDLSFSIPNISIIWLIQDPCFLKGLKTLFLGGIAMKPSAISEVIQMMNCTWLEAIHLNQLHLNESDGLIEQVCLKHGTVETLNLQHNSFTSVNEGAFENCTHLRHLNMAFNKLKVLPMTLFQSLHSLKILSLANNKFTMVPNATSNIASLECLDLSFNKIYRILPDDFAHLNNLKSLYATGNRISRVHSNIFSDLHSLQELNLEINILTEINEPFPGSLKNLETLILRQNKLDSITKDVFKNLTSLLVLNLADNQIAAIEPGAFIGLRNLQSLVLGSNKITKDTFQEGLFQGLSSLVDLDLFNNYISYKSSKMLANPPFKLLKSLNKFNINSQRHNGLENFPVNFLQGLESIVQIHAGNLAISFLDPKTFQYTPTLEELDLSDNSLNNVSNMLFWPVPNLRELHLNKNGLNSLNIVSHGNLSKLTLFRGAGNQIDVITKEQIRALPALLFLDLRQNTFACSCSNEMFLNWSLKDPKTQVLHFYQYTCASPSAQKGQKLWTFETSSCIIDYGFILYITNTSAAILLMLVCFIYQWRLHMIYSYYLLLAYFIDKREKRKERVMGYAYDAFLSYNTHNEEWVINDLLPVLENQYHWKLCLHHRDFEPGRSILENIVNNIYASRKTICIISRHYLESEWCSKEIQVASFRLFDEHKDVLILIFLEDIPSEYLSPYHRMRKLIRKKTYLKWPQDEKKVALFWQKLNMAMKTGEGKEEDHPILPRFAPDEVP